In the genome of Primulina tabacum isolate GXHZ01 chromosome 13, ASM2559414v2, whole genome shotgun sequence, the window GGGTGGCAACCCCGGCACATCATCGGCAAAGACATCCGAATACTATCGAACAATTTCAATATCATTCACATCCACCTTATATTCCTTACTCACATCCATGACTGACGCCATAAATCCCTGACAGCCCTTAACCAACATCTTATTCACTTTCAagcaagaaataaaagaagTGTCAAGCGAAGTACCTGAATGCTTGAAGACCCTGCTGTCACCTTCTTCTGTCGGAAATCGCACCGTCTTTTCAACACAATCTATTATTGCATGATAcaatgatagccaatccatatCCAAAATCACATCAAACTCTATCATAGGAATCACGATCAAATCAGCAAAGAATGTTTCCTCGTTCACTTGGACAGGACAAGCCTTAATCACACTCGTTGGACAAATCACATCACCCGAAGGAAGCACAATATTATACTGGATAGTTTCAAATATAGGTGCAATCCCCAATGATCTCATGAAaatttcagacataaaagaatgcgTAGCTCCAGTATCAATTAAAGTAAGAGCTACTTTGCCTGAAATTAGAATATTACATGATATAGTTGACGTATCCGGATTAACACCCTCCTTGGTCAAAGAGAAAATGCGTCCTTGGACTCATCCTCGACctgaagattgggtacagttgatGGCAATGTGACCTGCACCTCCACATATGTAACATTTGTTGTTTCCTACAAAGCATTCACCCTTGCGTGGCTTGCTGCATTTGGGACATAAAGGTCTATTCATCTCAAACTGAACCATAGGAGCTTTACCTCGATGttcttcttttccttttcctttgtatCCCCCTTTCAAACTTTGACTCAAAGCTTGGCTCTTTTGATTAAAGCTCTGTCTTCTCAATTGCCTTTCCTTCTTAATCTCTTTCTTGTCCTGTTCTGCTAAAAGAGCTTTCTCCACGATCTCTTTGTACGTTGCGGCCTTAGACATTCTGACATCCCTCCTGATCTCGGCTCTCAAGCCTCTCATGAAGTGTTTCCCTCGATCTTTGTCATTCGAAGCAATAAAAGGAACGAACAGATATCCTTCTTCGAACTTCAATATATAATCATTTACATTCAAGTTGCCCTGCTTTAGTTCCAAGAACTCCTTCACTTTCCTAGTCTTGACATCCGTGGAGAAATATTTGTCATAAAATAGCTCCTTAAACTCATTCCATTGGAGGGTTTGAACGTTGACAGTTACCTTTGTGGCCtcccaccaaatgcgtgcagtcTTGGTCAGAAGAAACACTGCACAACTAACTCGATCATTATCCTCAAAGCGCAGGTAATCAAAGATTGCTTCAATAGCTTTAACCCATTCCATAGCTACAAGAGGGTCCGCACTTCCCACGAACTTAGGTGGATTCATTCTTTTAAATCTGTCATACGCTCTCTCTGAACTGGGCTCCTGTCTCACAAGACCTCTATCTCTCCCTTGTACTGGGTTCTACAATCTCAATAACTCTTGGATCTGTTCTCCATGAACTTTGGCTTGCTCCTTGAACAATTTACTAAACTCATCAACAACTCGTGATGAGGAAATGTGACACCCTGACccgtttaaaaaaaataaaatttataatgtgAAAGCTGTAAAAATAGACTTGGAGGAAAGTATGTGCTTCAAAAATTTTGGCAGAGTTTCCCCGTAAAAAGGAACTCACCAACTGtctcaagcaataaaacaaatacAACATACAAATTCCCACAGTATCACATGTGCTACAACAAAAGATATTAACCAAATACAAccatttcaaaacaaaatattttcttaatcatcCATAGACAAAATAATCAATAATCCTTCCTCCAAGCTTGGCACATTTCCTTCTTCCATCTCGACACCCCGCCGTATCAATCTCGGTTACCTACATCTGCATCTGCATCTCATgaacataactgaaatgagttataaaaactcagcaagtagatctttaaataacaagtacatataccatagtgtaaagaaggaatccgtatcatttcttaaccgtaatatgccatCAGTCAATAAAATGCGTAtataacaattataagatgGCATTCCATAGAACAATTCATTTCTTTTCATTCGTATGGCATTGATAGGTCATCTATCGATGGTATACATGTACGTCtcagtcaaaatcagtcacAGTACATGTCATTATGTTGATCAACTTCCTTCACGTGGGTTTAGAATTACCATAGGTAACACCACAATACCATATAACCATCAAGCCAtgaaaacattcattgaatcattttatcaaacacgtggcatgcgtgctaaagagttagctcatTTACATTGCCCTTGGCttcaatttcatttctttttaatatatcaatacatacaatatacgtaatcaatgatttaaaagAGCTAAAATCAATggaatcttcatttatcatatacatagctcatgagatgcattcaaagGAAGAATCTACTCACAACCAAATAGAGATACACTAGACTTGGCACTTGGTGATGATTCTACAAGATCAAACCATAATAGAATCCATTAATATCATTTTCTAAAGCTTTCAATCCCCCGTAAGTCGAAAACTTACCAATACAAATTTACAACTCAAGGAATCCAAGAACAAGACAAAGTAATAATTTACCTTGATCCTTCTCTTAGCGTAGATGAAGATACCAATTTGGATTGAAGGAATAAATCAAGAGATGATAGgagggaaagaagaaaaatggaagaaCCCTGGCTTCTaaccgatggagagaaatgGGAAGAGAagaaaatgatacaaaaatcattccccaatctaatatatgccatccaaacctcaaaacacgttttttaaAATGTGATGGGCACGGTGGCGCGAGATCCGGCACACCCGCGCTCCTCGTGCTGCCCAACACCAAAAATTCAGCAACCGGTGCGCCACGGCGCCGGATCCTGCGGGATGGCACGCAGAATTCTGCCAAAAACGCATTTTTAATGTCCGAATTTGCAAAAGtgatcaacatgaaagttgtagtcctatgtcttggcttgcatctccaattggcctcatgtcatttggaggtctgagtaaagagttgtgctcaatctcccaacatgtgtcaatgcagtaacgacgatacacacgacacacttcgggccacttttgtctcgtcttccctaatgatttgaacaaaactcaaaacatgaaagttatagccttatgtcttttctttctaatgcaagtggcctcacatcaattggataaatatacaaaacattatgctaaaaaccacaactactgccacatttttcataccgtttctgcacttccattacctatttagctcaaattcaaccttctattctacccatccattatctattccattctataacattcattaccattcataccataacgtaaagccataaaccatcaccataAAATATCGTAATTCATAATAAAGAAATGAACAATCGGCTATTACAATTTTAGGTAGAATGTTTCACGCCcaagcggtagaaaatgaccgcccgagcgccaccatGCATAGAAAATCATTTTGAAGCTAGTAATTAGTTCTTCATCACAATAGCCTCCTAAGGTGGTAAGTATTAGACTCTTTAAAGGTTGTTTCACCTAGTATAGACATAGTAACttaattattgatatatttgacagtataggagtGAGAAACATCGTCTCAACGCAGTATTCGTACGCTTGGACTGTAAATTGGCATGTTCCttaagtaatacatgagtaatattatgattttcaaatgcttcccattgtttattgatatatgtacattgttagtatgtttattgatgaaaacatagcaccatattccattgttatgtattaaatatgtaagaaactcatgaatattgaatatatgTGCTATGTCATTAACATGAAAagaaaatgactgatttttatatgatatagagcttgttgacatcattgGTGATTTTAggtccaccaaacctattggtCAATATATATTCATGGGGCTTGGGGTTGTCAAAggtgctccctgacgtccaacacagtagtagctatataataaagcaaaaaCAATAGTAcatgtcaactaatgaggctcaagtacaaaaatgaacattaaTATATGGTATGATATGACATtttttaaagattcattgttgatcacgacttgatatgtacgTTCTTTctatgcatattgatacgtataagtgccaacttattgagttttataaactcacatagctcatgtattacaggatcacgtaatgaagatacataggatgccggtttgccaatggatgcttgtgacgtgccttacctcgacaagaacctggacgccttattgtatagcttccacATATGTATTATAGTGGATTGTATGTCAGGGaagggtttgaaacaagtttcaCGACGTTTATGATTATATGTATAACGATATAGTGTATGTTTGAGTATgattatatgtatgtatagatATTGTTGCTTGAGTTTGGCTTTTACAAAAatgtagggacatcatgccaaaattttaaaaaccgtCAAATTGATATCCCTTGTTTAAATTGCTTCATACTATAGGTATATAattcaaaccctattttgattaCAAGTATAAATATCATTAATCGTGTTAAGATTAGAAGAAGGGTGTGACACtttagttggtatcaaagccgaAGGTTCTTCGACAGGGAAGACACTGCACTTCATCCACACATGGGGAACTTGGCAAGTAGGTATCTTTGTATTTCATAGTTTATGCTAAGTTATGTGCTTTTACGTATTCTACATGTAAGTTAAGATAAACGACGATGCCACCTAAACGCAAAGTACATGAAGGAGAGTCATCTAAGGGCAAGGCCCCTATAGCCGAAGGTGAAGGCAGTGCTCCACGACCTATAGACGATTTTGCTCAGCTGCTCCAACAACAAGCGGAAGTTCATGGGGAGCAcatatgtaatgcccgagaattttgctattgtaatctgaaatgaattattgataattgatgtgattatagacggaacggatcagaccgggaaagacgaaaaAAATACTTGAATTATGAGCAaggaatgagcctcgcgcatatgcgcgaccaagccgggcgcatatgcgcggagtaggcagagaacctcgcgcatatgcacgacatgacccgcgcatttgcgcgagtatggcagagaacctcgcgcatatgcgccgggagagggcgcgcatatgcgcgagctgccgagaagacaagtgccgagacagaatgtctcgcgcatatgcgccgaggaaggtcgcgcatatgctcgagacATGTTGCACAAGAGATCTTTGGGCATGGATTGCATATATATCAACAAGCAAGTTCATTCTCtcagaaagaaagaagaaagaacCGAGGAAGTGCtggaaatccttacgccttttattttaggaatttgaagtttgcgaaaaatccgtccgtcagaatttaGATCCAAACATATTTTGTGATTCTCTCGTTACAGGCTTCGacaagacgtaagttttattatgttttgatatgattcaaaaatataatattgaaggaatcagatatgattcatatatggtgttcttgcgaTAGTAGTCatcatataatcgaaatcggatcgaagaacggataccatatgaaattgttatcattttcagatttgatatgattgagattatacagatttggtatcagattatgtttgttgattgattatgagttattgggaTTGGTATATATTGATTTTGTATTACCGGTATTTCAAGATTGTgatgttataccgtcgaaacagaattagactgAGTTTTGATTATATCGGGTATTGATTGgggtatatgttgatattgcATTCCTCGATTATGTtatgccagattgatattgaagatttgaaagataGATCAGAGCAGAACCccaacaaaagaaaggtataaatcaatgttgaaccgggaggatacgactcgagtttgatttgacttgagtttcccaaaaccacatactttactttattgcattaatatttgcaattcatgatattgatatgcttagtctattgatttatagcaaagcatgtgtcgAGTGGGCGGAtttgcctagtcattggcggaggtgccaagtctttggcggatgtgccaagacactggatgttggtttatatcgatgtttgcttaggagtGGATCAgcttctatcgctgagattcggtatattatgccaatgtccaggaaccgggatccctagattagagatgagtcgagtctgagatgacgagttcagagtttatttacagctttatatcgattcatatttttcagattttgatacatgttattgatatctgtttcatgcttttatatctatttatatgattgcatgaatacattgtttatactgggatgtatttctcaccggagttatccggctgttgttgtgtttgtatgtgtgcatgacaacaagtgggacatgatcagggtcacgaagaagatgagagattcaagtttagcgtggagatccggacttaggagcaGATTTAGTTTTCAtcacttgatgtagttgttgaacactaGTGTATCTGAATATCTGTTGTACAATACTTGTACTTTAcgattgatatttatatcagactgattgtatatgttccgcacttatgtatttttaaaaaaaaaatttagacccagattaattaatgatcttaataatgattaagaagacgaattaggttcgggtccccacaacatacAGTAATTACTTGAGATGCAATGGACTTACTCATGAGCAATCACAAGCACAAGCCATGCTACCCAGACATGTGCATGTTCAGACGGATGTATATGATCGTTTTCGACGTCTTAATCCTCCTGAATTCATGGGAAGCACCGACCTAGTAGTAGCAGAAGAAAGGATTAAATCCTTGGAATCCATCTTCTCCTATCTACACATGGAAGATGCCGACAAAATAACTTGTGACATCTTTCtgttaacaaaacatgcaaGAATATGGTGGGAAAGTGCAAAGGTGGCATTACCTGCAAGGCCATTGACATGGGATACATTTAAGTCCAggttttacaacaaatattttagcaaagatgtacgagccaaGAAAGCCAGTGACTTCCTTTATTCGAAGCAAGGAACCATGTCAATGACTGAATATATACAACAATTCGAGGCTGGAGTCCAATATGCACCATATATTGCACAGGATGACACAAGTAAGGGTGAACACTTCATGTTGGGACTTCgctctgaaattaaaagagatgtaCCAATGTCAAAAGTTGCTACATACGGGGAGATAGTGAAAAGATCACTTATGGCGGAACATGATGAACAAGACATTGACAGAGAGAGGCAACAACGAAGGCAGCAGTACTTTCAAAAGAACCAAGAAACAGGACAAGGAAAAAAACCGATAGCAAAGGTACTCGACAAGAGGAATCCCGTGGCAAGGGTCCTCCTCCACGTAAGGAACAAGATAGAGCACCTTGTCCTAAATGTGGCAAATCCCATGGTGGTGAATGTATGCAAGGTACCAATGTTTGTTATCGTTGCAAAAAGCCAGGGCATCTCGCCAAAAATTGTCCTGGGAGTTATGGGACTCCTTTTCTCAATGACCAAAGAGGAAGTGGATGTAGATATATCGGTGATCACTGGTATGTAATTGATTTCTGGTATCctgctattgttttactagattcaggagccacgtATTTCTTTATTTCGGAATCGTTTGTAAGGAGACTGGGTATTACAGCAAGTACAACAGAGACACAACTCGCCATAGCTTTACCTTCCAGGCAAGAATTACAGACATATCAGATTTTGCGAGGGTGTCCAATATATGTCCAAAACCATCAGATGTATGCTAATTTGATAGTTCTGAAAATGACCgattttgatgtgatattgggaatggattggctctcgAAGTATAGAGTTACTATTGACTGTGGCATGAAAATGATCAAATTTGCGCCAATATGAGCTAAACCATTCACAGTAGTAAGTGCAAGTATATCCTTGCCTCTTCGGATAATTTCTTGTATGAAGGCTTATAAATTACTACAAAAGAGGTATCAAGGATACTTATCATCTGTTTTAACGATTGACCCACATGTTCGTGAATTAAGAGATATAGATATTGTTTGTGAATTTCCAGAGGTATTTCCTGATGATATAACAGGCTTACCCCAGATAGAGAGATCGAATTTGTGATTGATGTTGCAACGGGAActcatccgatctcaaaagctccttatcgattagctcctacagaaatgaaagaattgaaagaacagttacatGAGTTACTTGATAAAGGATTTATTAGACCGAGCTTTTCACTGTGGGGTGCACCTATTTGATTTGTTAAAAAGAAAGACGGTACCCTTCGTCTATGTATTGattacagggagttgaacaaagtgacaatcaaaaatagatatccactccccagaattgatgatttgtttgatcaattacaaggggCTGATatcttttcgaagattgatttacgatcaggctatcatcaactaaaagtgaaatcagatgatatctcaaagactgcCTTCTGAACgaggtatggtcattatgaatttcttggaatgtcatttggactaacgaatgcaccagcggcTTTTATTgatttaatgaaaaaaattttcaagccatttttagacaagttcgtgattgtatttatagatgatgttctcatctactcacgaactgtagaggagcatcgagaacatttgcaattagttttgcagaccttgaAAGATAAACATTTGTATGCCAAATGaaagaaatgcgaattttggcttgaacaagtagattttttgggtcatatcatcTCAAAAGAAGGCATATCTGTGGATCCAAGCAAAATTTAAGCTGTTAATAACTGGCTACGACCAAATATTGTTACCAAGGTgcgtagttttcttgggttagctggttattaccgtcgTTTTATAGCAGGATTTTCCAAGATAGCATTGCCTTTGACTGCTTTAACGcgaaagaatgtgaaatttgcaTGGAACGAAGCATGTGATCGCGGTTTTCAAGAGTTAAAGACAAAATTGACATCAACACCGGCCCTTGTTATTCCAGAAGGATCaagagattttgtgttatacagtGATGCTTTGAAACAAGGTTTAGGAGCAGTTTTAATGCAGCACGGGAAGGTGATTGCTTACGACTCAAGAAAATTGAAAgaatatgaaaagaactatcccacacatgatttagaactggcagaagtggtatttgcgttgaaaatatggcaccattatctgtatggtgaACGGTGTGAAATTTACACagaccacaagagtttcaaatatttattcacgcaaaaagaactgaatatgcaacaacgacgttggttggaattagtgaaagattatgattgtattATTAATTATCATCCCGGTAAAGCCAATGTTGTTGTAGATGCGTTAAGTCGAAAATCCACTTCTATTGCCGCAATGCAAGTACAAGATCAAATCTTGTGGGATTTACAGAActtgaagattgatgttattCCAAAGAGAGCTGCAATCCAGTTATCATCCCTCATGGTTTGACCAACACTTGAAGACAGGATCAAGGCCGAACAAGGTGCAGATAATGAATTACAAAAACTGAGGCAGCGAGatgaagaaaaaggaaatttgAACATTGAATTGAATAGGGAAGGAATGTGGAAATATCGAGGTAGATTGTGTGTGCCAAAACAAAGAACAATAAGAACGGACATTCTTAGAGATACACATGCTACACCCTACTCGATCCATCCAGAAGGcacgaaaatgtacaaagatttgaaaccattattttggtggccagatatgaaaaaggacattgctcaatttgttgcacaatgtTTAACTTTTCAACAGGTCAAGACttagcatcaaagaccagcgggactcctgaaaccactacccattcctgagtggaaatggtaacatatcacaatggatttcatccttggtttgccaagaacacaaagaggattcaatgctatatgaGTTATTGTTGATggacttacgaaatcagcttACTTTATTCCGGTGAAAACCACatacacgatgaatcaatatgctgaagaatacatcaaGAGATAGTGAGGCTT includes:
- the LOC142521830 gene encoding uncharacterized protein LOC142521830 is translated as MNPPKFVGSADPLVAMEWVKAIEAIFDYLRFEDNDRVSCAVFLLTKTARIWWEATKVTVNVQTLQWNEFKELFYDKYFSTDVKTRKVKEFLELKQGNLNVNDYILKFEEGYLFVPFIASNDKDRGKHFMRGLRAEIRRDVRMSKAATYKEIVEKALLAEQDKKEIKKERQLRRQSFNQKSQALSQSLKGGYKGKGKEEHRGKAPMVQFEMNRPLCPKCSKPRKGECFVGNNKCYICGGAGHIAINCKVALTLIDTGATHSFMSEIFMRSLGIAPIFETIQYNIVLPSGDVICPTSVIKACPVQVNEETFFADLIVIPMIEFDVILDMDWLSLYHAIIDCVEKTVRFPTEEGDSRVFKHSGTSLDTSFISCLKVNKMLVKGCQGFMASVMDYSDVFADDVPGLPPDREVEFIIDVVPGHIVSKNGITVDPTKIEAVKKWLIPTTVSEELKDKLTSAPVLSLPEGVEDFVVFTDASKKGLGVVLMQHGKVIAYASRQLKDYEKNYPTHDLELAAVVFALKIWRHYLYGVKCEIFSDHKSLKYLFTRKELNMRQRRWIKDRQQNDKKLLEMKSKAELKGNFEFGLNSDALMTFRGRICVPTSDNIRRDVLIEAHNTPYSIHPGNTKMYQDLRRLFWWPGERKMLGPELVQKMVDVVALIRERMKTAQSRQKSYEDVRRRPLAFEFESVNLFFKSCFSTLASLNYRDSPINSFIMSCSAVTRSSHVNSIELKLKIISSVDSESSSAMTYFTASLSL